The following coding sequences are from one Vulpes vulpes isolate BD-2025 chromosome 12, VulVul3, whole genome shotgun sequence window:
- the PLPPR1 gene encoding phospholipid phosphatase-related protein type 1, producing the protein MAVGNNTQRSHSIIPCFIFVELVIMAGTVLLAYYFECTDTFQVHIQGFFCQDGDLMKPYPGTEEESFITPLVLYCVLAATPTAIIFIGEISMYFIKSTRESLIAQEKTILTGECCYLNPLLRRIIRFIGVFAFGLFATDIFVNAGQVVTGHLTPYFLTVCKPNYTSTDCRAHHQFINNGNICTGDMEVIEKARRSFPSKHAALSIYSALYATMYITSTIKTKSSRLAKPVLCLGTLCTAFLTGLNRVSEYRNHCSDVIAGFILGTAVALFLGMCVVHNFKGTQGSPSKPKPEDPRGVPLMAFPRIESPLETLSAQNHSASMTEVT; encoded by the exons CTTGTCATCATGGCTGGGACAGTGCTGCTTGCCTACTACTTCGAATGCACTGACACTTTTCAGGTGCATATCCAAGGATTCTTCTGTCAGGATGGAGACTTAATGAAGCCTTACccggggacagaggaagaaagctTCATCACCCCTCTGGTGCTCTATTGTGTGCTGGCTGCCACCCCAACTGCTATT ATTTTTATTGGAGAGATATCCATGTATTTTATAAAGTCAACCAGAGAATCTCTGATTGCCCAGGAGAAAACCATTCTGACCGGAGAATGCTGTTACCTGAACCCCTTACTCCGAAGGATCATAAGATTCATAG GGGTATTTGCCTTCGGACTTTTTGCTACTGACATTTTTGTAAACGCCGGACAAGTGGTCACAGGGCACCTAACGCCGTACTTCCTGACAGTGTGCAAGCCGAACTACACCAGTACAGACTGCCGGGCACACCACCAGTTCATAAACAATGGGAACATTTGTACTGGGGACATGGAAGTGATAGAAAAGGCTCGGAGATCCTTTCCCTCCAAACACGCTGCCCTGAGCATTTACTCCGCCTTATATGCCACG ATGTACATCACAAGCACAATCAAGACAAAGAGCAGTCGACTGGCTAAACCAGTGCTGTGCCTCGGGACCCTCTGCACAGCCTTCCTGACAGGCCTCAATCGGGTCTCTGAGTATCGGAACCACTGCTCCGATGTGATTGCAGGCTTCATCCTGGGCACTGCTGTCGCCCTGTTCCTG GGAATGTGTGTGGTCCATAACTTTAAAGGAACGCAAGGATCTCCTTCTAAACCCAAACCTGAGGATCCCCGTGGAGTACCCCTAATGGCTTTCCCGAGGATAGAAAGCCCTCTGGAAACCTTAAGTGCACAG